The window aggtccaatttagccaacgattatagccaacgccgttggagatactcttatggacggctaaatttgtcgaacatctacaggtctgtaagaaatctgtaggaagatggcatatcatttattaccatatgaactgatatattctattttaacaatctaaaatattaataacatactatttttaagttataagaaatctgtaggaaaattgcatatcatttattaccatatgaactgatatattctattttaacaatctaaaatattaataacatactatttttaagtTATAGCCAGtatcattgaagcaaaatgtcttacatgttcaacaaattttacataatattttacaggtaccatttagccaacgattataaccaacatTGTCGGAGATACTCTGACTACCGATCAAGATTTAATCTATACTATCCGGTCATGTGGGGATTAAAGATCTATGTTCCcatattagtttattttaatattaactaGTCGAGGTTCTCCTGTATATAATCCCAAACgcagttttatttttttgaaccGTGACTCTAGTTCTAAAATACATTTTTGATTCCCAACTTAGATGCTGAGTAGAAAACGCAAACActtttacttaaaatataactagaaaacaaacaaaaacactTGTGTGCAtgtttaaaatacaaactaGAATAGCACGATTGGATAACCCAGCGGTGGGTTTATCTTCTGTTGTCCCCGGAAATCCGgattcgactctggctcaccccgagaattattGGAACAGATATTAATTTGTATGGCATATTAAGCATTCGTGagttttttcaagaaatttttgGCCTGAGAATAAGAGTCTCGACGGCTTGGCTAGACAGCTAGACTTAGTTATTAGATCATAGGATATCAAAAAAGAACTTCATCTACATTGCTGTTAAAAAATCTACCTTGAATTGCTGATAGTAGTGCTGCCTATAACTTGCACTCTTTCATCGAATTTTGTCAATTCTAACCCAATATTAGtctcacaaaaaaaataaattattgacaTGCATATTCTGCCTTCAGCTAGACTCAAACTATTAGTTATTAAAGACAAGGAATATCATCTAGCTGCGGGTCTTAAAAATTAAGAACGGGAgatcaataaattttattagtgTAACAAGGGACTGATAGTGGTTTTTAGGGCAGCTAAAGAATTGATGGAATTTGGTCAAAAAGGTATAATttgtagcaaaaaaaaaaaatttactaatGCAAAGTAAATTTCTTAAGGCTATGAATATCTGAGTGATACTAGCCAAAAATTAAAGGACACTAAGTAGAATTAATAAACTCTCAGATGAGAATACAAAAAAAAGCTAATGTAGTCAAGAAAGGCTGTTGGGTGGTCATTGTTTCCTGTTGGTGACATGATTGCCCGGCTTATCAAGATAAACCATGCAAGATTGCAAGTTAAAATCTCATCCATTAACAAGGAATATAAGGATAAAGAATAGAGATAACAGGCGGTACACACTTGATGACTATGAATCTATGAGGATGTGTACGTAGGAGATGTGAATGCCATTGCCCCCATTTTTCAGTTGCACCTGATTTCTGGGTTCTCTAAAATAAGAAAAACTATTTCTCTGAGCACAACAATAAATGTCTGGAATTAATTTTGTAACCAATTACATATCCCAGttcccaacaagatcaaaataATTGAACTGGGCTCATATCAATAATTTACCATAGAAATAGTCCTACAGTCATAATACCACATAACTAATTTACACTAAAACAGAAATCATGTAATAACAACTTTGGCAATAACAATATATGGTTATTCCTTTATAAAAACTTACGTCTGCAATAAAACAAGCTGATGGCAATGAATGAAACCAAcaactatatattaaaaagaaaaacagatAAATATGGTAGAAAATCAGCCTTTGCAGAAGTGAAAAACTATCACCCAGTTTTCATTTCTTGGACTGGGATGGTTGACTCATTTGCAAGGGATTGGCAGTAGTAGCGGATTTCTCCAAGATTTTTAGTGCTTTCATTCTCTGCAACTCTTTTCCTGCAAAGAGGAATGATTAAAAACTTATAGCATGCTTTGTTGGGTCATCATGCCAAGTTCTGTTCACTATAACATCTGTCATCACTTGGCCGAATTGTGAGATATGGTTTAAATGCGGAAGGAAAATAGTGTATTTGACCTAATGGTATCCAATAACTCGAATCACTAAACAAACTGGCCTTACTAATCTATGTTCAGgcaatcaaaataaaattcatatccaAAATTGTCTGCCAGAAACAAGGTACAACAATGTCATCCAAATGCAACTCAATTTGTTAGGAAAATCATGGTAgcagaaaaattcaaaaagcaTGTAGTCAACCTCACAAATTACCCATATTGCACCATAACATTTGGTATTAGATAGATTATTCAAGGAGAAAAAATGGTAATACAATATCATAGAGTTGAGACAATAACAGCGAAGAATGATGTTATACATCCAATATGATATACTGACACTGTCATATGCGATTACATTAAACATAGATGGAGACTGCGCCAACTGAATGATGAAAAGAATCTAGAGTTCATTTTTGCTAAACTACCGATGGTAAAGGCTTCTGTAATATACTTGCTTTGATTTATACTTTCATTTTGAGTTGCTAAGGTCTGTCAACAGTTATctgcattttttattttttttatttattgaagGACTTGAAGTTAATTCAGTTATTAGATCTTAGGCATATTTTATGTGATTCCTGGTCTTAAAGTGGAGATTATAAATTGTTTCAATTTAGGCATGAGAAATTAAGATGATAAAGAGAATGATTTCTTAGATTCTAGGCTATTTGTTGCATCTCTTCTGTTCTGCATCACTTGCCTctattgaataaaaatatgatgcCCTACTTGCATATACATCTACCTAACAGCATGTTTGGAAACTTAAATTTCattgaaattctggatttgatcaaatgacatgtttggatacacaaaaaaaaaaagttgggtttgaatttcatttgaaatttaggacattcaaatattagtataatgctgagaatttaaaatgacgcctcaaatcatgtcatttgaaatctaaaatttgaaatgaaatacatgttcCCAAACGCAATCTTAAGGAAGTCTACACTACGCTGCTAACTAATTTTGTATCCCAAAATATGCATACATAAGAAAACAGGAGTAAATACCTTCTTCTATTGTTAATTGGATTGCTCTTCTCTCCAGTTCAACTGCATATATGCTAAGTTCTGCTGGGGTAAGATGACGAAGCTCTGTTAAGAATAAAAGACAACAAAATGAGTACACCTTTCAAATTGTACAAAATAATAGTGCTTGGCAATATCTCGTCAACTAGTAATAGTAGTAGAGTATAACAACTCACTCTGAACGTGATCCCTGCAGATAGATTCGTCATCACACATTTTCAAGAAGTTCTGTAAATGAATGTACCGTTCCTCCCATTTCCTGTCATCCACCCTCCTAGAATGAGCTGAAATAGGTACCTTTGAGATGACTTTAGAGCAATCATTTTCAGCAGGTCCCATGCCATTACCAGGATTAGCAAGAGAAATGGGTAATGAGTCTAATGGTGAATTTAAATAAGAACATGTATTCTTTGGAATGGTGTGATTAGACGTAGCCATAGAAACATGATTTGTATTATCCTCCAACACCAGAGTTTGTTTTGGGAGAATTTCTTGCTGCATATTGTGATGAGGCTTCGGAAGAGGATTGCTTACACTTCTATCAGCGTTGTGCCCAGATTTCCCATTCCCTTGGACAGGCTCAAGTTTCTTGCTAGTATACACAAGATGCTCCTTAGTAGTTGTGCGATCAGAGAGTGGACGAAAAGGGTGGCTTGTAAGCGACTCAGGTATGGGTCTCTTAGTTCCGCAAATCTTTGATTTATCTGCGATGGGTCCTCCATCCGTAGAAAACAAACTTTCTCGATGATATTGCAACACCCTATTGTCATTTTGAACATCTGTCAACGCCAACTTCTTTGTTGATATAGGTGGCTGCTTGTGGGATATACAAGTGTCCAACTCCAACCCACTGTTGCCTAGCTGATCTTTTTTGAGTTCTGAATTAATCATTCTCGATTCCAGACCTAAGAACTactgaattaataaataacatattttaatgcaCATTATAAACCAGCTAATATGCATTCAAGatttttatgttaaaatttatatatctattgTCAACAAAAAATAGATGTAAAAGTACGGCTGAAAATTATAATAGCAAATAGGGTGGAAAAGTAAGAAAGCTATGTTAAATTCTAATGACATCAATTACAACATAAAAATGCAGAGaatttaaacttataaattttatctCAAATTAGTTAACGCCAATGCCCAATCCTGACTATAACTAAATAATGTTTTACCAACTACTAATAATAGTTCAAGACAGTCAAATCTGACACACGTCTACTGGGGAGTATAAGTAAAGAGGCCAGAACCTAATAAACCTATTTCAGAGTAAATTACTGGATGACACCAACAGCTTACAAGCAAGCAGACTTTACCGGCATAAAAGCACCAGATGAAATATAACAAAGTTTAACAAATAAACATTCATAAAACATATAGGAGTTGAGACTCGAGGAAAACTGaaactacttttttttcttatcagcaaaactgaaaCTACTTGAACTAAAAAAATTACTGTAGCACAATTCAACTCCAGGCTTGTAGACCAAGTGGCTACCCAGCCTACCCCTCGACAAGAAATGGAGCGTTCAATCCCCGGGTAGGGCTACTAGGCAAGCAAGTGTGAGTACAGCAGCATTTAATTTCAACATTCAACTTACCAAAACAAGGACCCATTAACcttcatttattaatttattacgTGTTTAGTATAATGCTCCAGTGTTCTCCAGTTTTGTCAAGTTAGGCTCCAGTCTCCACAGGGAAACTAATCAGTAACCTAACATTGTATAACACTTCTAAACTAGTAATGAACACAAACAAAACTACAATATGATAAGCTCTCAATATTCCCCCAAATTCCagataaagtaaaaaaataaaaattacccaaacaaacATAACCATAAAGTAAATAACCACCGTCGATTAATCCTAGTTTGAACCACCCTATTTTACCGCACTAAATCATCCCCTTTATGAATTCAAGGTcggaaaaacaataaataaacaagagagatattatatattgattctGAGTGTGAATATTCAAGGAGGGGGTGTTTACCTTTTGAAGCTATAGGAAGATGAAACAAACAGATCTGTCTGGGACTCTGGGAGTGTGTATGTAGTTATTATATTAtctataaaaagttaaaaacgcGGCGCGGGAGAGATGGGTAGGGGGGAGATAAATGGTGGGCTTTTTTCAAAAGAGGGAAGCATTTTGCCTCCAAAAATAACATCTTAGGGAAGGTTTGTGCCTTGTGGGCCGTTTTTTCTAGGCTTGTTGCGAGAATGGAGTCTTTTGTTTGTGAGTATGCAATTTGTTTAAACAAGGCTGGAGTCGGGGCCGGACGGATTTCCGGGAGAAAAAGACTTGAGTGTTGTTATTTTATAAGTAATgctatttatttcaaattattctaaaaaaaatgttttcaaatagGTCATGTGTCAATCTCGGATGATTATACTGGTGATATTGCTATAATTGCAGGAGGCTCATGTTTGTTAAATGATTGAAATCTAATAGAaagataaaatttttattcCGTAATTATGATGATAATCTTTTTTTCTAGTCTTGTCACTTGTGTGTGGGGGTTATTTTTGGATGAATCcaaatatttttcttctttatatATGAGTTTACTGGCGTTTTCCAGACTAGCTTGGCTAGTCTAAGCAAAACTCGTGAAGGAGTAGATTATTTAGTCCGATTTGTTGTGATCCTGATATCGAAATGGCATGATATAAGCGAACTGCCAATACAAGCACCTATATGGACATGTCATGACCACGTGGACGATCCTCACATCATGTTTGGGGTTCGACCCTACGATGGGGAGCTGAGGAGCCGAAGAGAATTAAGGATCACAATTCGCGGAGAGTGAGCTGTTACATAACAGTCAATTTCAAAAGGCCGGAGAGTTAGGAACATTTGTAGGCAATCAAGAGGTTACATTAGATGTCTTGAATTCGATGAACATATTTAAACTTGAAGGTTATGTTTTAAGTTGCTCAGGAATGGAGGCAGAGAGCGAATCCACAAACTAAAGAGGGGGAAAttcgtttatataaaaaaatcatgtgATAAGTACTTTTCGTATAAcaacatattaatataaaaaaaaaatagtaaggTAGATTAAAATTTCACAACGGggcttaaatataaaatattttaaattagaatttttcTACAGGAGTTTAGATGTTTAAGCCGTAAGCACTTCTAAATCTGTTTGGATTGGAATAGTCCAATCAACAATCATAGAGGATAACAGAGCTCAAATCAACTTCCAAGCTGAGTATGACTATGGGACTaatctgtttgggagtgctgttaaaaattgctgtgctgtcagaaaaagtgctggtaaaataagtgctgttgtagaaatcagataactgtttggtaattttttgatatttgcttattttgagttataatattaaaaaaataatgtttttgatgagatttgatAATGAAATCTGTAACAgctttctgcaaaagctgaaaagcagatttttctaaaagcatgggaggacttGCTTTCtccaacagcagcttttcagctaaaaactgctgttcggaaaagctgcttttagatttaccaaacagtttttcacctgcttttcagcaaaaagctgctgttgctgtctgcaacagcaaccccaaacggTACCTAAAAAAGTTCATTTGCACATGCAAATTGTACCCGTTTCTAAATTTCAGTTTCGAAATttctgaaaaatgaaaatatatatgtatttagacTACTGCACTTTGAATTAGTTCATAGTCATCATCGTGAATGTACTAAGTGCTGTCGTGATCCATTCCAAAGCAACCTCATATGAGAGGTGTTGAAACAACAGTTACAAGAGTTCCCATTTCAGGCAACACATGTATTGCAAGTTTCATAATTCCGGTGTACAATGAGTAGCTTTCGAGCACAAATACTACCATTTTTTACCTTCACTTGAAAGAATTATCATATCATTTCCGGTGATGAGAGAGACACTTGTTGCGGATAGGGTGGATGTAACAAAAGAGGGGACATGCGTCCcctgactttttttttttataatattttttcagaattttgcaTAATTATAGAAGTACtcttaataaatttgaaaatatacatGTTTTTCATAAATTTGCTTGGTACCTCTAAGAAAGCAATCATAAATCTATCCACAATTTTAAAAGCTCTGTGAACATTGTGAAGTTCGAAACACCTGAAAACTGCATAAAGTTTTGGACATTAAGATTTAAGGAGGAgacatataataatttttttgtgttaTATCAAGTATAACTAAATTCTGCATACAAGTCAACAATCACACGGTGAtctaggggtgtacacgggtcGCTCAAACCGTTCAACCCGACCCAAACCGGTCCTATTTTtggccgaaccaaaccgaaaattaTAAACCGTTATTTGAATGGGTTGAAATGGCTCCAACCCGGCTTTAATGGGTTGGGTatggttttaaattttattaggccaacccaacccaaccagAAGATATTATACTTATGTATTTCAATTTATATTATAGCCCAccttaaaaagaaaagaaaaataaaactaGTCACTTTACATGCGATGGATAAGTGGTGCTGAACATCCTATTTTCTTCTGAACTAAGGACCTGCCAATTTTGTTTTCTGTTTTGGCTTCGTTTTAGTGAAGTTATATTAGAGTAACAAGTTATATCAGTAAGCATGGCATGTAAGGATGGAAACATTCAGTAGACTGTATAGCAAACTAGCAGTACTAtatgtaaaaacaaaaaaaataaactagcCTAAAACAACGGAGTATATGCAGAAGcgtttgagtgagtttaaaataagtatttctTAGTTACAGTGAGAAAAGTGAAGTATATgcaggggccgtttggcttaaGTCTGTTTTTCTTATAGAgcagtttttttatttttagagtTTAACAGTAAGTTAATAACCCGTACAAACCGGccaaaccaacccaacccgaaatACGACAAATCAGGTTGGATTggaaattaattttaatggaTCGGGTTTAAAAATTGACAAACCGAATTTAATGTGTTCGGTCAGAAAAAAACTTAAACCGGGCTAACCCGGCCGCGTACACCCCTGCTGTGATTAGGCCTGTCAATGGAGCGGagacccgacccgatccgatccgatccggggTCTTTTTAGCGGATATGGATTCCTCGAAaaaaaaaaccgatccgaaagTTGATCTGATAAGAAAAATCCGATTATAAATAGAGCAGATATGGATTTAAGGTGATCCGATCCGTTAATGACCCGATCcggtagaatatatataaatatataaatatatatatatataaatatataataaatataaataaataaatatattatatttttttagttgcagtagttatttttagttataataGTCCCTGATATTATTTATGTGAGTCGTGGGTTGTGATTGTGTTTGATTAATCGTTTAATTAACTAGTATGAATGAGTTGTAAAGTTATAGCAAATTGTATTGGTATCTTGAAAATTCTATCATTTTGTGTATTTTCCTTCTTAATTTGTGAttttaatagaataaaaatgtaAGAAGCTTCTTTGATCACGACATCTCATTTCATCCTATCCTTCCTCTAAGAATCGCTgacatgatttttaaaaaaaaatatttttaaatctaagtaaaaaaaactaaatggaTCCGGATATCCGATTCGTGATCCGTGATCCTAATGGATTCGGATATGGATCGGCCTGTAAAAAATCCAATCCCGATctgatccgaatccgataaaataaatggatatgaaTATGGATTTAGGCtgatccgatccgaacccgatccattGACAGGCTAGCTGTGATCAATCCTTGGTGACATTTGAATGGTTTGATCAGTTGCTTAAACATGAGCCGGtgcaataaaaataattataggaGGCcataatacaatataaatcaaaattttaaatttataattattataatttttacaatatcatatttattttacaagatataataatatatgatttaattaaaaatgatacGCAGTACAATGATCACAAGCAACCCCGTTATCTAACGAGTATCGCACAAAAAGCTGACCTCTTGTGTTATCTATTGTCTCTCCGCGTCTTTCTTCGATACAAACTTGATCGCGGTTGACACGTATGTAAATTAGCAtccattaattaaaatttaaaaataggtTACTTATACACAATACACAGATACATACAGATCTCGTAAAAGCTTTCTCTTCGATATCATCACCGTCCGACTTGATGGCCAACGATTTCAAGTTCCCGCCGGTCGTTTTCCCATCGGGCGGCAACCCGGGTCCGGGAAGCCAACGCCGACCCGCGACGGCGCCGTTTCAATCCCCCCGTTCCTCAAACCCCGGAATCCCCTTTCTCTCCTTCGACGTCGGCGCCGCCGCCACGTCATTCCCGCCGCCCCAATTCTCCAGTTCCGGCAGTATCCCCGGCGGATTCGAAGACGAACCACCCCTTCTTGAAGAACTGGGTATCAACACCAAACAAATCTGGAACAAAACCATGTCGATTCTCAACCCGTTTAGAGTCAAACCCGATTTGCACGAAGATTCGGATCTTTCGGGCCCGTTTCTATTCTTAATGGCATTTGGGCTTTTCCAATTACTCGCTGGGAAGCTGCATTTTGGGATCATATTGGGCTGGGTCACTGTCTCCGCTTTGTTTTTGTACGTTGTTTTTAACATGTTAGCGGGTCGGAATGGGAACTTGGATCTTTACAGGTGTCTGAGTTTGATTGGTTATTGTATGCTGCCTATTGTGATTTTGTCTGCCTTGTCATTGTTTGTTCCGCAAGGTGGAGGTGTTATTTTGGGAGTTACCGGTGTTTTTGTCATATGGTCGACAAGGGTTTGTACGAGGCTTTTGGTTGAGTTGGCTTCGTGTGGAGATGAGCATCGCGGCTTGATTGCTTACGCTTGTTTTTTGATTTATGTTCTGTTTTCGTTGTTAGTTGTGTTTTGAACTCAAATGATTTTGTATGGATTTTTGCTGATTTCTAATAACTGATGAtagtttgtttttcttttcggtTATTGGCATTTATCATGTTGATAAAGGTTTTACACTGCCCGGTTAAAATTGTGATTATGAATCCGAGCATTCGACTAGGTTCATACAAGAAAGTAACTTCATGACGGGGCTTCTTGTTTATCGAAAGAGTTACAACTAGATTCACAATTTGTTAGAGCAACTCTAATGCACCCATTCCTTACCTATATTTGATCTACATGGACAAGATTTGAGAATTGAGAAAAAAAAGAGCTCCTCCAACGCAACTACCTATCCTTATTTGAGGGATGAAAGCAAAATAACTTTTTTGATCCCCAATATTTTAAATaaccattaatatatataatattttaggggtTGAAAATAGGGAATTGCATTGGGCTTGCTCTTAGAACAAGAAACAGAGTTACATAATTTGTTAGAATAACAAACAGAGTTATGCAAGTTTTTACCAGTTAATATtaaaagggtttgtctagtgtgtgcccatgggcacatgttaaGCGCGGATTTTGAGatgtttgggagattttgattggtgtggttgttgcatttgcagggggggtccaccattattaagataggagagccaatcaaaatctcctaAACTTATAAacttccgcgcttagcatgtgctcatgggcacacactagaaaaaccgatattaaaaatcttttacgttttttggtattattttttaacttatTATATTGGACGGATGTGCATGACCGTTTCTCAGTGTaatgaaaatgatgaaaatgaCCAACGCATAATAAATTTTGCACGGTAGTTTCTCACTAGAATGAAAATGATGTGAACAGCGTACAATAAAGTTTAGTCTACACAGTAATTCACtaaaaatgatgaaaatgaCCAAAGCACAATAAATTTTGCACGGTAGTTTCTCATTAGAGTGAAAATAGTGTGAACAGCGTACAATAAATTTTAGTCTACACAGTAATTCACCGTTGGACTTTAGGATAAGTCCCGACCAACTTTCTCACTTCTTTCACCGATTAACTATTATTTTTCTGTATATTTCAGTGAAATTTTTTTCCCCAACTTTAGCCAAATTTTTACCTTCTAACTTCACCCAAAAAAACCtcctataaaataatatatatatatatatagttaagtttTATGGAGTAGACAAAAACATTTGAGTATTAGAGTACGAGTTataatttttcagtttaataaaaagtaatatttttcattatccaaattttcatgtaatttatcatttataaggtgtcttaaataaaattatcaatcaaTCAGTAATATTTTTCAACTATGACAAATATTAAGATTCATGTTCAGCTTATTAGTTATATGGCAATACatagtattttttaatttataaaaataattactatCATAGAtacttttcttttaatttttttttacgagTTTATCGTCGGTCTCGGGACGTATTAAATAGGGGAAAAAATGAAATGATCGTCTCTGATCGTCTCTGTTAACAACATAATTCACATGATATCGACTAAATAACAATTATTGTTAACAGTGAATGCTCACAACTTAATGATTAATAATTTCATTATTTGTTAACAATAAACGATTACACCTTAATgatattatcattttataatgTGTATGTATTATAAAACTATGAATAAAATCGCCCACAATcttctttatattttatttgagactagtcttctttatatttaaaaaagtattATTCAAATAGAAgacataattatcatttatagATTTTTATATCTTTCAAATATCGCTACTTACTTTATCTTCATATTAATGTCAAAATTAttccaaaatattattaatatctgAAAAATCCTCATGATTCTACTTTTTCTTCTCCagtgatattaatatattattattacattaAATTCTCCAGTCACACAATAAATGATATCCATAAGATTACAAAAAGATAACAAATAAAATCtacaatattttgtaaaatttcatTGATTGCAATATCGCAGATATCATAATAGACAATCTGGAGATATGATTCTATCATTAAGAATTAAATTCGATGATCGGACGGTCGTTATTTGTTAAAGTAGCCGTTCCTTTCAAATTGTGAAGAGGAAAGACATTTCACCGACCTCTATATATACCACTCTGCAGACAACTTAAGGCTTGTgcatagagagagagagactgagaTCATAGAGAGAGTGTATCTTTGGATTTAATTGAATTTTGTCACCGTCTCACTCCGATTTGTTTCTCATTTACAAGAAAGGGTTATTAATTTCTTCcttattaatt of the Daucus carota subsp. sativus chromosome 4, DH1 v3.0, whole genome shotgun sequence genome contains:
- the LOC108215609 gene encoding uncharacterized protein LOC108215609, whose translation is MINSELKKDQLGNSGLELDTCISHKQPPISTKKLALTDVQNDNRVLQYHRESLFSTDGGPIADKSKICGTKRPIPESLTSHPFRPLSDRTTTKEHLVYTSKKLEPVQGNGKSGHNADRSVSNPLPKPHHNMQQEILPKQTLVLEDNTNHVSMATSNHTIPKNTCSYLNSPLDSLPISLANPGNGMGPAENDCSKVISKVPISAHSRRVDDRKWEERYIHLQNFLKMCDDESICRDHVQKLRHLTPAELSIYAVELERRAIQLTIEEGKELQRMKALKILEKSATTANPLQMSQPSQSKK
- the LOC108215610 gene encoding uncharacterized protein LOC108215610, with product MANDFKFPPVVFPSGGNPGPGSQRRPATAPFQSPRSSNPGIPFLSFDVGAAATSFPPPQFSSSGSIPGGFEDEPPLLEELGINTKQIWNKTMSILNPFRVKPDLHEDSDLSGPFLFLMAFGLFQLLAGKLHFGIILGWVTVSALFLYVVFNMLAGRNGNLDLYRCLSLIGYCMLPIVILSALSLFVPQGGGVILGVTGVFVIWSTRVCTRLLVELASCGDEHRGLIAYACFLIYVLFSLLVVF